In the genome of Ensifer adhaerens, one region contains:
- a CDS encoding transcriptional regulator, TetR family — translation MARQAGANGETTARAIREESLKLFARHSYDAVSMRQIASAVGVQASALYQYFPTKQQILVTLMKEHMEELLAAYAEEQLDGETPRAALTRFARFHIRHHISRADAVFISYMELRALEPEGFAAVEALRKAYEGELKSILAKGAEAGEFRLEEPHVAAMAILAMLTGVNTWYRTGGRLSREKIEDIYEEMVLKSVT, via the coding sequence ATGGCGCGGCAGGCGGGAGCGAATGGCGAGACGACGGCGCGGGCGATCCGCGAGGAGAGCCTGAAGCTCTTTGCGCGCCACAGTTACGATGCCGTTTCGATGCGCCAGATCGCATCCGCGGTTGGCGTGCAGGCCAGCGCGCTTTATCAATATTTTCCGACCAAGCAGCAGATCCTCGTGACGCTCATGAAGGAGCATATGGAGGAGCTGTTGGCCGCTTACGCTGAGGAACAGCTGGATGGCGAGACGCCGCGCGCCGCGCTGACGCGCTTTGCCCGCTTCCATATCCGCCACCACATTTCCCGCGCGGATGCCGTTTTCATTTCCTACATGGAGTTGCGCGCGCTTGAGCCGGAAGGCTTTGCGGCCGTTGAAGCGCTGCGCAAGGCTTACGAAGGCGAATTGAAATCGATCCTCGCCAAGGGGGCTGAGGCGGGCGAATTCCGGCTGGAGGAGCCGCATGTCGCCGCCATGGCCATTCTCGCCATGCTGACGGGCGTCAACACCTGGTATCGCACCGGCGGGCGGCTTAGTCGGGAAAAGATCGAGGATATCTATGAAGAGATGGTGCTGAAAAGCGTGACCTGA
- a CDS encoding molecular chaperone DnaJ: protein MAKADFYELLGVSKTADEKELKSAFRKMAMKYHPDKNPDDKEAEKTFKEINEAYETLKDPQKRAAYDRFGHAAFEQGGMGGGGPFGGGGQGFGQGGFSDIFEDIFGEMMGGGRGRRPSGGRERGADLRYNMEISLEEAYAGKTAQIRVPTTISCDVCNGSGAKPGTKPTTCPTCQGAGRVRAAQGFFSIERTCPTCQGRGQTITDPCTKCHGHGRIQEERSLSVNIPAGIEDGTRIRLTGEGEAGLRGGPAGDLYIFMSVKPHQFFQREGADLYCSVPVSMTTAALGGKFDVTTLDGTKSRVTIPEGTQTGKQFRLKGKGMPIMRSSQTGDLYIQIMIETPQKLTKRQRELLQEFEQISSKENNPESSGFFAKMKEFFE from the coding sequence ATGGCAAAGGCGGATTTTTACGAATTGCTCGGCGTCTCCAAGACGGCCGACGAAAAGGAGCTGAAAAGCGCCTTTCGCAAGATGGCAATGAAATACCATCCGGACAAGAATCCGGATGACAAGGAAGCCGAGAAGACCTTCAAGGAAATCAACGAAGCGTATGAGACGCTCAAGGACCCGCAGAAGCGCGCGGCCTATGATCGTTTCGGCCATGCGGCCTTCGAACAGGGCGGCATGGGCGGCGGCGGTCCCTTCGGGGGCGGCGGCCAGGGCTTCGGCCAAGGCGGCTTCTCGGACATCTTCGAAGATATCTTCGGCGAAATGATGGGTGGCGGCCGTGGCCGTCGTCCGTCCGGTGGTCGCGAACGCGGCGCCGACCTTCGCTACAACATGGAGATTTCGCTCGAGGAAGCTTATGCGGGCAAGACGGCGCAGATCAGGGTTCCGACCACGATCTCGTGCGACGTCTGCAACGGTTCGGGTGCCAAGCCCGGCACCAAGCCGACGACGTGTCCCACCTGTCAGGGCGCGGGGCGCGTGCGCGCGGCTCAAGGCTTCTTCTCTATCGAACGCACCTGCCCGACCTGCCAGGGTCGCGGCCAGACGATCACCGACCCCTGCACCAAGTGCCATGGTCATGGCCGGATTCAGGAAGAACGGTCGCTCTCGGTCAACATTCCGGCGGGCATCGAGGACGGCACGCGCATTCGCCTGACGGGCGAGGGCGAGGCTGGCCTGCGCGGCGGACCGGCGGGGGATCTCTATATCTTCATGTCGGTGAAGCCGCACCAGTTCTTCCAGCGGGAAGGGGCCGATCTCTACTGCTCCGTTCCCGTCTCGATGACGACGGCAGCGCTCGGCGGCAAGTTCGATGTGACGACGCTCGATGGCACGAAATCGCGGGTGACGATCCCGGAAGGCACGCAGACCGGCAAGCAGTTCCGCCTCAAGGGCAAGGGCATGCCGATCATGCGGTCCAGCCAGACCGGGGATCTCTACATCCAGATCATGATCGAAACGCCGCAGAAGCTGACCAAGCGCCAGCGCGAACTGCTGCAGGAATTCGAGCAGATCTCGTCGAAGGAAAACAACCCGGAATCCTCCGGTTTCTTCGCCAAGATGAAGGAATTCTTCGAATAA